In one Gracilinanus agilis isolate LMUSP501 chromosome 6, AgileGrace, whole genome shotgun sequence genomic region, the following are encoded:
- the PURG gene encoding purine-rich element-binding protein gamma isoform X2 yields MERAGKGGGGGRNAGGGSGVSRSSLYPQAQQQSQCPHYPPPAGTAVCQTGATVEIQELASKRVDIQKKRFYLDVKQSPRGRFLKIAEVWIGRGRQDNIRKSKLTLSLSVAAELKECLGDFIEHYAHLGLKAHRPEHGHDQEHDARRRPQSSAPSPPTSVVSEEHPHSVLKTDYIERDNRKYYLDLKENQRGRFLRIRQTLTRGPGGMGYFGHTLGQEQTIVLPAQGMIEFRDALVQLIEDYGNGDLEEPQRGGEEEPIELPEGTSFRVDNKRFYFDVGSNRYGVFLKHSLCPECRKN; encoded by the coding sequence ATGGAAAGAgctgggaaaggaggaggaggaggcaggaaTGCAGGAGGGGGTTCTGGTGTCAGCAGAAGCAGCCTTTATCCCCAGGCCCAGCAGCAGTCCCAGTGTCCGCACTACCCGCCACCTGCAGGCACTGCCGTCTGCCAAACTGGGGCCACTGTGGAAATCCAGGAGCTGGCCTCAAAGCGGGTGGACATCCAAAAGAAGAGGTTCTACCTTGATGTCAAGCAGAGTCCCCGGGGCAGATTCCTCAAGATTGCTGAGGTCTGGATAGGCAGGGGGCGTCAGGACAATATCCGTAAAAGCAAACTGACCCTCTCGCTGTCTGTGGCAGCAGAGCTGAAGGAGTGCCTAGGGGATTTCATTGAGCACTATGCCCACCTGGGCCTGAAAGCCCACCGGCCAGAACATGGCCATGACCAAGAACATGATGCCAGGAGACGACCACAGTCCTCAGCACCATCGCCCCCAACCTCTGTAGTGTCTGAAGAACACCCTCACAGCGTGCTCAAGACAGACTACATTGAAAGAGACAATAGGAAATACTATCTAGATTTGAAGGAAAACCAGCGGGGCAGATTCCTCAGGATTAGGCAGACTCTGACCAGAGGCCCTGGAGGCATGGGTTACTTTGGTCACACCTTGGGCCAAGAACAAACAATCGTCCTCCCAGCCCAGGGAATGATTGAGTTCAGAGATGCCTTGGTCCAACTCATTGAAGACTATGGCAATGGTGACCTGGAAGAACCACAAAGAGGTGGGGAAGAGGAACCCATAGAGCTCCCCGAGGGCACATCCTTCAGGGTGGACAACAAGAGGTTCTACTTTGATGTGGGCTCCAATCGCTATGGGGTTTTCCTCAAG
- the PURG gene encoding purine-rich element-binding protein gamma isoform X1, with the protein MERAGKGGGGGRNAGGGSGVSRSSLYPQAQQQSQCPHYPPPAGTAVCQTGATVEIQELASKRVDIQKKRFYLDVKQSPRGRFLKIAEVWIGRGRQDNIRKSKLTLSLSVAAELKECLGDFIEHYAHLGLKAHRPEHGHDQEHDARRRPQSSAPSPPTSVVSEEHPHSVLKTDYIERDNRKYYLDLKENQRGRFLRIRQTLTRGPGGMGYFGHTLGQEQTIVLPAQGMIEFRDALVQLIEDYGNGDLEEPQRGGEEEPIELPEGTSFRVDNKRFYFDVGSNRYGVFLKAESPAPSSGEGGTRGNVMESPASS; encoded by the coding sequence ATGGAAAGAgctgggaaaggaggaggaggaggcaggaaTGCAGGAGGGGGTTCTGGTGTCAGCAGAAGCAGCCTTTATCCCCAGGCCCAGCAGCAGTCCCAGTGTCCGCACTACCCGCCACCTGCAGGCACTGCCGTCTGCCAAACTGGGGCCACTGTGGAAATCCAGGAGCTGGCCTCAAAGCGGGTGGACATCCAAAAGAAGAGGTTCTACCTTGATGTCAAGCAGAGTCCCCGGGGCAGATTCCTCAAGATTGCTGAGGTCTGGATAGGCAGGGGGCGTCAGGACAATATCCGTAAAAGCAAACTGACCCTCTCGCTGTCTGTGGCAGCAGAGCTGAAGGAGTGCCTAGGGGATTTCATTGAGCACTATGCCCACCTGGGCCTGAAAGCCCACCGGCCAGAACATGGCCATGACCAAGAACATGATGCCAGGAGACGACCACAGTCCTCAGCACCATCGCCCCCAACCTCTGTAGTGTCTGAAGAACACCCTCACAGCGTGCTCAAGACAGACTACATTGAAAGAGACAATAGGAAATACTATCTAGATTTGAAGGAAAACCAGCGGGGCAGATTCCTCAGGATTAGGCAGACTCTGACCAGAGGCCCTGGAGGCATGGGTTACTTTGGTCACACCTTGGGCCAAGAACAAACAATCGTCCTCCCAGCCCAGGGAATGATTGAGTTCAGAGATGCCTTGGTCCAACTCATTGAAGACTATGGCAATGGTGACCTGGAAGAACCACAAAGAGGTGGGGAAGAGGAACCCATAGAGCTCCCCGAGGGCACATCCTTCAGGGTGGACAACAAGAGGTTCTACTTTGATGTGGGCTCCAATCGCTATGGGGTTTTCCTCAAG